A region from the Salidesulfovibrio onnuriiensis genome encodes:
- a CDS encoding radical SAM protein, with protein sequence MDLQGTVIRPPSEAGSILLQVSLGCTHGKCAFCGAYLDKPFAIKDRQTVSADIEFAAARCRGIRKVFLCDGDALSLPQKRLEGILGEIQEKLPWVTRVAAYGNARGLRRKSDAELRRLRRLGLGKVYMGLESGDDVTLAVMNKKSTAVSMVEQGQRAVAAGFNLNVTVINGLAGVERSLVHARETARILNLMQPHQVAALSLMLVPGTPLHRRWQSGEFVLPDARGMLVELREMVAGLELKKGLFLANHASNYLPVRARLPRDKARTLLALDAALDGELALKPEGLRGL encoded by the coding sequence ATGGATTTGCAGGGAACCGTCATACGTCCCCCCAGCGAGGCCGGGAGCATTCTGCTGCAGGTTTCCCTCGGGTGCACCCATGGAAAATGCGCCTTTTGCGGCGCCTATCTGGACAAACCCTTTGCCATCAAGGACCGGCAAACCGTGAGCGCGGATATTGAGTTCGCCGCTGCCCGGTGCCGGGGAATCCGAAAAGTCTTCTTGTGCGACGGCGACGCCCTGTCCCTGCCCCAGAAGCGACTGGAGGGTATCCTTGGGGAAATCCAGGAAAAGCTGCCCTGGGTGACGAGGGTTGCCGCCTATGGCAACGCCCGGGGGCTGCGCCGGAAAAGTGATGCGGAGCTGCGCAGGCTGCGGCGGCTCGGCCTGGGAAAGGTCTACATGGGACTAGAGTCGGGAGACGATGTCACGCTGGCGGTCATGAACAAGAAAAGCACCGCCGTTTCCATGGTGGAGCAGGGGCAGCGGGCCGTGGCCGCAGGATTCAATCTCAATGTCACGGTCATCAACGGGCTCGCCGGGGTCGAGCGTTCCCTGGTGCATGCCCGGGAAACGGCGCGGATTCTGAACCTCATGCAGCCGCATCAGGTGGCGGCCTTGAGCCTGATGCTCGTGCCCGGAACGCCCCTGCACCGGCGGTGGCAGAGCGGGGAGTTCGTGCTGCCCGACGCCCGGGGGATGCTGGTGGAGCTTCGCGAGATGGTTGCCGGGCTGGAATTGAAAAAGGGATTGTTCCTGGCCAACCACGCCTCAAATTATCTCCCGGTGCGGGCGCGTCTGCCCCGGGACAAGGCCAGGACGTTACTGGCCCTGGACGCAGCGCTGGACGGGGAATTGGCCCTCAAGCCCGAAGGACTGCGGGGGTTGTAG
- a CDS encoding EAL and HDOD domain-containing protein, with protein sequence MDQERTYENVFIARQPIFDEVGKTWGYMLLFRDSQHATSASFTDNSEATMRVLANMPMCNLGTSPDAGVMVHFPAESIIKGIHRAMRSDCGVIVLEENEDVSPELVDALQSIREEGYKVAINNYQGLPDKEELYKAADILIVDLLDKNQGDLAALVKKAKEHGNAKLMAKRVENIDVQRMAKKSGCSLFHGFYYKKPEVDSARKISSNEITRLKLFEIIERDEPDFDALAQAVEADVSISYRLLGFLNSASFGFATTITSIKQAVVLAGWKPIRNWLRVVILTDLTPSEKSRELTYLSAHRAKLFETAALGGGYENISDKLFMLGLFSLLDAMFDMEMKEVVKHLPIDDSLKKALCGAENEYSEWLRLAFAIENSNWEEVGHTARALNLLPGTVAVSYQHAFTWADSFFGTDYSSSTPH encoded by the coding sequence ATGGATCAGGAAAGAACATACGAAAACGTGTTCATCGCCCGTCAGCCGATTTTTGACGAAGTGGGCAAGACTTGGGGATACATGCTCCTTTTCCGGGACAGCCAGCACGCCACCTCGGCCAGCTTCACCGACAACTCGGAAGCGACCATGCGCGTGCTCGCCAACATGCCCATGTGCAACCTGGGCACCTCACCTGACGCCGGCGTCATGGTCCATTTCCCGGCCGAATCCATCATCAAGGGCATTCACCGGGCCATGCGTTCGGACTGCGGGGTCATTGTCCTGGAAGAAAACGAGGACGTCTCCCCCGAGCTCGTCGACGCACTGCAATCCATTCGCGAAGAAGGCTACAAGGTGGCCATCAACAACTACCAGGGACTTCCGGACAAGGAAGAGCTCTACAAGGCTGCGGACATCCTCATCGTGGACCTGCTCGATAAAAACCAGGGAGACCTGGCCGCGTTGGTCAAAAAAGCCAAGGAACACGGCAATGCCAAACTGATGGCCAAGCGCGTGGAAAACATCGACGTGCAGCGCATGGCCAAAAAGAGTGGGTGCAGCCTCTTCCACGGATTCTATTACAAGAAGCCTGAGGTGGACTCGGCCCGAAAGATCTCCTCCAATGAGATCACCCGGCTCAAGCTTTTCGAAATCATCGAACGGGACGAACCGGACTTCGACGCCCTGGCCCAGGCCGTGGAGGCGGACGTCTCCATCAGCTACCGTTTGCTGGGCTTCCTCAATTCAGCCAGTTTCGGCTTCGCCACCACCATCACCTCCATCAAGCAGGCTGTGGTCCTGGCTGGCTGGAAACCCATCCGCAACTGGCTGAGGGTGGTCATTCTCACGGACCTGACCCCTTCGGAAAAGAGTCGCGAACTTACCTACCTTTCCGCGCACCGGGCCAAGCTTTTCGAAACGGCCGCCTTGGGCGGCGGCTATGAGAACATCTCCGACAAATTGTTCATGCTCGGGCTGTTCTCGCTGCTGGACGCCATGTTCGACATGGAAATGAAGGAAGTGGTCAAGCACCTGCCCATTGACGATTCCCTCAAGAAGGCATTGTGCGGGGCGGAAAACGAATATTCCGAGTGGCTCCGGCTGGCCTTTGCCATCGAGAACTCCAACTGGGAAGAGGTGGGGCATACCGCACGCGCCCTCAACCTGCTGCCGGGCACGGTGGCGGTGAGCTACCAGCACGCCTTTACCTGGGCCGATTCCTTTTTCGGGACGGACTATTCGAGCAGCACGCCTCATTAG
- a CDS encoding 2-amino-3,7-dideoxy-D-threo-hept-6-ulosonate synthase, with the protein MSTGKAIRLERIINRNTGRTFIVPMDHGVTVGPLEGIRDIRAAVAAIAEGGADAGLVHKGIARLGHRGSGRDLGLIIHLSACTSLSPSANTKVLVGTVEEALKLGADGVSIHVNIGDENEPSMLADFGRIAASAAEWGVPLLAMVYARGPKVANEFDPDAVAHCARVGAELGADIIKVHYSGSVESFSRVVQGAGGVPVVIAGGERTDSVRSFLDMVRDALDAGASGLSVGRNVFQHPDPRALATVLRRLVHEDMAVDEALNGVSGVV; encoded by the coding sequence ATGAGTACCGGCAAGGCCATCCGCCTGGAACGTATCATCAACAGGAATACAGGGCGCACGTTCATCGTACCCATGGATCACGGGGTCACGGTGGGCCCACTGGAAGGAATCCGCGACATAAGGGCCGCGGTGGCGGCCATTGCCGAGGGAGGGGCCGATGCGGGGCTTGTCCACAAGGGCATTGCCAGGCTCGGGCACCGAGGCTCCGGCAGGGATCTCGGCCTGATCATACATCTTTCCGCCTGTACCTCCCTGAGTCCCTCCGCCAATACCAAGGTCTTGGTGGGCACTGTGGAGGAGGCGCTCAAGCTCGGGGCGGACGGTGTCAGCATCCATGTGAACATCGGAGATGAAAACGAGCCTTCCATGCTGGCGGATTTCGGGCGTATCGCCGCCTCGGCCGCGGAATGGGGCGTTCCGCTCCTGGCCATGGTTTATGCCCGGGGGCCCAAGGTGGCCAACGAATTCGACCCGGATGCGGTGGCGCACTGTGCGCGGGTGGGGGCCGAACTGGGGGCTGATATCATCAAGGTGCATTACAGCGGCAGCGTGGAAAGTTTTTCCCGTGTAGTGCAGGGTGCTGGCGGAGTTCCCGTGGTGATTGCCGGGGGCGAACGCACGGACAGTGTGCGCTCTTTTTTGGACATGGTCCGGGACGCATTGGATGCCGGGGCATCCGGCCTCTCTGTGGGCAGGAACGTTTTTCAGCATCCGGATCCGCGCGCCCTGGCGACCGTGCTGCGACGTCTTGTGCATGAGGACATGGCCGTGGACGAGGCCCTGAACGGGGTCTCCGGAGTGGTCTGA
- a CDS encoding S24 family peptidase, with amino-acid sequence MGFTDDVREALLARVGKGRRFSNNKRMADELGVDPSQLNRFLKRERGLNADSLGKILDGLDAAVSFPDEPADAAMEVCFVSPTKLSSGEESFDPVPEDYLAVPLAASPVAAGPGLIPEDKIESWVLVWRHHESVRFRSNLVAVQVGKNEMSMVPTLHPGDIVLVDRNDRDPTPAGKIMLVCEPGQEGGVMVKRVNTKRLDDDIELIFYSDNSKEFPPMTYRLERDYDGDITRAIGGNVVWAWSDMTRK; translated from the coding sequence ATGGGCTTCACCGATGATGTGCGCGAAGCGCTTCTGGCCCGAGTGGGAAAAGGACGGCGATTCTCCAACAACAAACGCATGGCCGACGAACTGGGAGTGGACCCTTCGCAACTGAACCGCTTTCTCAAGCGGGAGCGCGGACTCAATGCCGACTCCCTGGGCAAGATCCTTGACGGGCTTGACGCGGCGGTGTCCTTCCCCGACGAACCGGCGGACGCGGCCATGGAAGTCTGTTTTGTTTCGCCCACCAAGCTTTCCAGCGGCGAGGAATCCTTTGACCCGGTTCCGGAGGACTACCTGGCCGTCCCCCTGGCCGCATCCCCTGTTGCCGCCGGCCCGGGCCTGATCCCCGAAGACAAGATCGAAAGCTGGGTGCTGGTCTGGCGGCACCACGAATCCGTGCGGTTCCGCTCCAACCTGGTGGCGGTCCAGGTGGGCAAGAACGAGATGTCCATGGTCCCGACCCTGCACCCAGGGGATATCGTCCTCGTGGACCGCAACGACCGAGACCCCACCCCGGCCGGAAAGATCATGCTCGTCTGCGAGCCCGGTCAGGAAGGCGGCGTCATGGTCAAGCGGGTCAACACCAAGCGCCTGGACGACGACATCGAACTGATTTTCTATTCCGACAACAGCAAGGAATTCCCGCCCATGACCTACAGGCTCGAACGCGATTACGACGGGGACATCACCCGCGCCATCGGCGGCAACGTGGTATGGGCGTGGAGCGACATGACCAGAAAATAA
- a CDS encoding DUF5675 family protein — protein sequence MLPVVEITRLEEGEAGTIGALRLNKQLICLTLEPPDRENARNVSSVPAQQYRCSRVRSPKFGETFEVNDVPGRSSVLFHPGNVVEDTRGCFLLGRHVGALRGRRALMASGEAFREFLALLEGVDSFHLTIREEY from the coding sequence ATGTTGCCAGTAGTGGAAATAACACGACTTGAGGAAGGTGAAGCGGGTACCATCGGCGCGCTTCGATTAAACAAACAATTGATATGTCTGACTCTTGAGCCTCCCGACAGGGAAAACGCCAGAAATGTGTCAAGTGTTCCGGCACAGCAGTATCGCTGCTCCAGGGTCCGTTCCCCGAAATTCGGGGAGACGTTCGAGGTCAACGACGTGCCGGGGCGTTCCTCCGTGCTCTTTCATCCGGGGAACGTGGTGGAGGATACCCGGGGGTGTTTTCTTCTCGGCCGGCATGTGGGCGCGCTGCGCGGTCGACGGGCCCTGATGGCCTCGGGCGAGGCTTTTCGGGAGTTTCTGGCCCTGCTGGAGGGCGTGGATTCGTTTCATCTGACCATACGTGAAGAGTATTAG
- a CDS encoding DNA-binding protein, with amino-acid sequence MQQHICLKGAKDICYAVGENPKEITSLVKLHGLPAWKRANRGQWRALPEDLRRWVRAQRDKNIGRYLYGEIS; translated from the coding sequence ATGCAACAGCATATATGCCTGAAGGGCGCAAAGGACATTTGCTATGCGGTGGGAGAGAATCCCAAGGAAATAACCTCGCTGGTGAAATTGCACGGGTTGCCCGCCTGGAAGCGGGCCAATCGGGGGCAGTGGCGGGCTCTGCCCGAGGATCTGCGGCGCTGGGTGCGGGCTCAGCGGGACAAGAATATTGGCCGGTATCTGTATGGCGAGATCAGCTGA
- a CDS encoding NlpC/P60 family protein, whose translation MDLMAPFGIYLPRNSSQQYNEGSITELKGLGRANKKRALREHGIPFLTLIRSPGHIMLYIGERDGEPVVFQTMWGVKTQFMFGDEGRHVIGRTVITSLEPGKELYNLSPSRGNLLDSVYGLTFLVTNKQASSLRQSSLRGK comes from the coding sequence ATGGACCTCATGGCCCCCTTCGGCATCTACCTGCCCAGGAATTCCAGCCAGCAATATAACGAAGGAAGCATCACGGAGCTCAAGGGCCTCGGTCGCGCCAACAAGAAACGGGCGCTGAGAGAACACGGCATCCCGTTCCTGACCCTGATCCGTTCGCCGGGCCACATCATGCTCTACATCGGGGAGCGCGACGGGGAACCCGTGGTCTTCCAGACCATGTGGGGCGTCAAAACCCAATTCATGTTCGGTGACGAGGGCCGCCACGTCATCGGACGGACAGTCATCACTTCGCTGGAACCGGGCAAGGAGCTCTACAATCTCTCCCCATCACGGGGGAACCTGTTGGACTCGGTCTATGGGCTGACATTCCTGGTCACCAACAAGCAGGCGTCAAGCCTTCGACAGTCGAGCCTCCGGGGCAAATAA
- a CDS encoding SH3 domain-containing protein, translating into MKHICNAFCLLSILLVSACAMPRPGMIRDLDTLPQDAGAYHGLDADAPLLSPGLQAGMYARFLRKHYGPWAPDFQPVKEDAAYWALTHYSNKEIFGQNTLKRNPEWMRMVAEEARKDAYPSMSRPCIAVTNTSMRSLPTREPVFWDFRKPGEGFPFDYMQNSQVLAGTPLRAEHISKSGQWVFVESRFTFGWVPVRDIAWTDSEFMNAFNAPAMIAVTRDEVPVRDIQDRFRFTANIGTVLPLAQRPDNGCFKTLIPVRDAQGNAVAVEADICRTDAELMPLPATPRTFAKLANAMLGRPYGWGACMKTGTAPQPSWTSWPPSASTCPGIPASNITKEASRSSRASVAPTRNGR; encoded by the coding sequence ATGAAACATATTTGTAATGCCTTCTGCCTGCTGTCCATTCTGCTAGTTTCCGCCTGCGCCATGCCCAGGCCGGGCATGATCCGCGACCTGGACACCCTGCCCCAGGACGCAGGCGCCTACCACGGCCTCGACGCCGATGCGCCGCTGCTTTCCCCCGGGCTTCAGGCCGGGATGTACGCACGGTTCCTACGCAAACATTACGGCCCCTGGGCTCCGGACTTCCAGCCCGTGAAGGAGGACGCGGCCTACTGGGCGCTGACGCACTATTCGAACAAGGAAATCTTCGGACAAAACACCCTGAAACGGAATCCGGAATGGATGCGGATGGTGGCCGAAGAGGCACGAAAGGACGCCTATCCGAGCATGAGCCGCCCCTGCATCGCCGTGACCAACACGAGCATGCGCAGCCTGCCCACCCGGGAACCCGTGTTCTGGGACTTCCGGAAGCCCGGCGAAGGCTTTCCCTTCGACTACATGCAGAACTCCCAGGTGCTGGCGGGAACTCCGCTCCGGGCCGAGCACATCAGCAAAAGCGGGCAATGGGTGTTCGTGGAATCCCGGTTCACCTTCGGCTGGGTGCCGGTACGCGACATCGCCTGGACCGACAGCGAATTCATGAACGCCTTCAACGCCCCGGCCATGATCGCCGTCACCAGGGATGAGGTTCCGGTACGCGACATCCAGGACCGATTCCGGTTCACCGCCAACATCGGCACGGTCTTGCCCCTGGCGCAACGCCCGGACAACGGCTGTTTCAAAACCCTTATTCCCGTCCGCGACGCCCAGGGAAACGCCGTGGCCGTGGAGGCGGACATCTGCCGCACGGATGCCGAGCTCATGCCCCTGCCCGCCACCCCGCGCACCTTTGCCAAGCTGGCCAACGCCATGCTCGGGCGGCCTTACGGCTGGGGGGCCTGTATGAAGACAGGGACTGCTCCGCAACCCTCATGGACCTCATGGCCCCCTTCGGCATCTACCTGCCCAGGAATTCCAGCCAGCAATATAACGAAGGAAGCATCACGGAGCTCAAGGGCCTCGGTCGCGCCAACAAGAAACGGGCGCTGA
- a CDS encoding histone deacetylase family protein has translation MLKAENTLGIIFFPAFDWSISPTHPEREERLLYTQDQLREEGIFDIEGIGEYKPGVAETEDIERVHFCFPETSSVVTRSHLVSAGGAIRAAELVMTGERRKSFALVRPPGHHAMKVVHGSRGFCTINIEAVMIEWIREHYGPKRVAIIDTDCHHGDGTQDVYWHDPDTLFISMHQDGRTLYPGTGFPQDLGGPAAMGRTLNIPLPPNTSDEGFLMALERIVMPILEDFKPDLIINSAGQDNHFTDPITNMNFSAQGYAALNEILQPDIAVLEGGYAIQGALPYVNLGICLAMAGVDYSQVREPDYSPEQWKQDARTTAYIEQLCEALPELYFTPPPFDGSEKSKQGIISGDWFIRHKDIYYDTDGISEAQIEMVYQCPHCRGLMKYETRSTNNPLCLGIEVPQGACRACKDLGYKMVEEAQIKGQYRYIQFINRRDKDYLRFGF, from the coding sequence ATGCTCAAGGCAGAAAACACACTCGGCATCATTTTTTTCCCGGCCTTTGACTGGTCCATCTCGCCCACCCACCCGGAGCGGGAGGAACGACTGCTCTATACCCAGGACCAACTTCGCGAGGAAGGGATCTTCGACATCGAGGGCATCGGCGAATACAAACCAGGAGTGGCCGAGACAGAGGATATCGAACGCGTGCATTTCTGCTTCCCGGAAACCAGCTCCGTAGTCACCCGCTCCCATCTCGTTTCCGCGGGCGGGGCCATCCGCGCCGCAGAGCTGGTCATGACCGGCGAACGGCGGAAAAGCTTCGCCCTGGTGCGCCCCCCGGGCCACCACGCCATGAAGGTGGTGCACGGCTCGCGCGGTTTCTGCACCATCAACATCGAAGCGGTCATGATCGAATGGATCCGGGAGCACTACGGGCCCAAGCGCGTCGCCATCATCGACACGGACTGCCACCACGGCGACGGCACCCAGGACGTCTACTGGCACGATCCGGACACCCTGTTCATCTCCATGCACCAGGACGGCCGAACCCTGTACCCGGGCACGGGCTTCCCGCAGGACCTGGGCGGCCCCGCGGCCATGGGCCGGACCCTGAACATCCCCCTGCCGCCCAACACCTCGGACGAAGGGTTCCTTATGGCACTGGAACGCATCGTCATGCCCATCCTGGAGGACTTCAAGCCGGACCTGATCATCAACTCGGCCGGGCAGGACAACCACTTCACCGACCCCATCACGAACATGAATTTCTCGGCCCAGGGATACGCCGCCCTGAACGAAATCCTGCAGCCGGACATCGCCGTGCTCGAAGGCGGATACGCCATCCAGGGGGCCCTGCCCTACGTGAACCTGGGCATCTGCCTGGCCATGGCCGGGGTGGACTACTCCCAGGTGCGCGAACCCGACTACAGCCCGGAGCAGTGGAAGCAGGACGCGCGCACCACCGCCTACATCGAGCAGCTCTGCGAAGCCCTGCCCGAGCTCTACTTTACCCCGCCCCCCTTCGACGGCTCGGAAAAATCCAAGCAGGGCATCATCTCCGGTGACTGGTTCATCCGCCACAAGGACATCTACTACGATACGGACGGCATTTCCGAGGCCCAGATAGAAATGGTCTACCAGTGCCCGCATTGCCGGGGGCTCATGAAATACGAGACCAGGTCCACCAACAACCCGCTCTGCCTGGGCATCGAGGTGCCCCAAGGCGCATGCCGGGCCTGCAAGGACCTGGGATACAAGATGGTGGAGGAGGCCCAGATCAAGGGCCAGTACCGCTATATCCAGTTCATCAACCGCCGCGACAAGGATTATCTGCGCTTCGGGTTCTAA